TTTCGGTTTGATTTCGGTTAAACCGGAATCTCGTCTTGTGAGGCCATGTAGTTGGCGCGCAATTGTAAGTCGGATGCGGAACTCAAGTTGTTAGTGGCTTGGTTCGCGTCGATTGGCGCGTCTTCGACCGATTGCATATCGTTCACCGTCTGGCTTTTCACCAAATCACGGTAATCGACGGCTTGTGCTTTCGATTGATCCGACAAAGTCACCGTCGTGTTATTGGCGGAAGATGTTTCGGCCGTGGTTTTATCAGTCACTTTCGGCTCTTTCGCCAAAACGTCCGTCAAGCCGTTCGACTGCGTATAAAGCGCTTGAGTCGCCGAGGCGAGTGCGGGGTTGACGTTGTTCATAATGACCTCCTTAAATCCATTAAGGGTGTTCGATAAAGTAACTCTTTGATTTCATTATAGTTAAAAAACAGAAAAAGTCCAGTAAGTATTTGTTTCGTTAGGAAATTAACATATTTGGATAAATATGACCCTAGGTACAGTATGTTTTCCGGCTTAAATCGCTTACTCTATGGTCAGAAAAATATATATAGAAACAAAAATCATCAAGGATTTGCGCTATGGCTGAACAAAATTTGACGAGCATCGTGGGTGTGGTGGAGTCTGTGGAAGGCAACGTTGTCATTCAACAAAGCGACGGTGGGCAGAACACACCTGTGTCAGAAGGGATGCAGCTTGCCGCCAATCAAATTATTCAGACCGGCCCGCAAGGCGCCGTCCTTATCAATCTGGCGAATGGGCAAACCCTGTCGTTAGGGCGTAACACCACGCTGAAACTGGACGAAGACGTCACCGGAATTGCGGCGATTGAAGACGCTCAAGCCACGGATGAAGACGTTCAGCAGGTCATCGAGAAAGTATTGGCCGGCAACTTTGATGACATTGAAGAGACGGCGGCCGGTGAGGAAACCGGCATCAGTTCATCCAGCCAGGAAGCCGACATTGTTCAGCATGAACTGGTGACTGGGGACGTCACATCCGGATTTGATACTCAAACAACCGGTCAGGAAACGACAGGCGTGTCGTTCCGTGAGGCGGCTACCGATAATACTTATGAAGTGCCGGTTATTCTCGATATCGACAGAATTACGTCTGACTCCGTTGTGAATATGACAGAAGCGAGCGGCATTATTACTGTGACAGGGAGCGTTGCTGCACCCAATATCGCATCTGGAAACATCACACTAACCGTCAACGGAAATGAATATTACGGCGTGATTGACGGTAATGGAAACTATGCCATCGATATTCCAGGTTCCGAATTTACCGCCGATAGCGATCACAGAATCGAAGCTTCCGCTACGGTCACCGATAATAATGGTATGCAAGGGACAGCGACTTCTACGGAGTTTTACTTTGTGGATACGCAGGCCGGTTCCGATAACAGTGCGCCGGTGGTCACCATTACAGAAGATGCTGACAATGATGGACGCATTACGACAGCAGAGCTCAGTGGTGATATTAATGTTGCTATTGGTCTGCCAAATGGAGCAGTGGCCGGTGATACCATCTCCGTTTCAGATGGGGTTTCCAGTGCGGATATCGTGTTGACATCCTCCGATATTGCCAATGGTCAGGTCTTGACCAGTTTCGCTAACCCCGGAGAAGGCGAAAATATTACCGTCGAAGCGGTTTTAAAAGATCAGTTTGGAAACGTTTCTAATACGGGGCAAGACAGCGCATTAATCAATGCCGTTCCAGTAGCGGTCGATGACAGCGCCAGCACCACAGAAGACACCGCCTTAACGATCAGTGCGGCGGACATGCTGAGCAACGACAGCGATATCGATGGTGATACGCTGAGCATCGACAGCTTCACCCAGCCAGCGAACGGCACCTTAGTGGACAATGGCGATGGCACCTTCAGCTACACGCCAAATGCGGACTACAACGGAACTGACAGCTTCACCTACACGGTCAGTGACGGCAATGGCGGCACGGATACGGCGACGGTGAACCTGACGGTCACCCCAGACAACGACATGCCGGTAGCGGTCGATGACAGCGCCAGCACCACAGAAGACACCGCCTTAACGATCAGTGCGGCGGACATGCTGAGCAACGACAGCGATATCGATGGTGATACGCTGAGCATCGACAGCTTCACCCAGCCAGCGAACGGCACCTTAGTGGACAATGGCGATGGCACCTTCAGCTACACGCCAAATGCGGACTACAACGGAACTGACAGCTTCACCTACACGGTCAGTGACGGCAATGGCGGCACGGATACGGCGACGGTGAACCTGACGGTCACCCCAGACAACGACATGCCGGTAGCGGTCGATGACAGCGCCAGCACCACAGAAGACACCGCCTTAACGATCAGTGCGGCGGACATGCTGAGCAACGACAGCGATATCGATGGTGATACGCTGAGCATCGACAGCTTCACCCAGCCAGCGAACGGCACCTTAGTGGACAATGGCGATGGCACCTTTCAGCTTACACGCCAAATGCGGACTACAACGGAACTGACAGCTTCACCTACACGGTCAGTGACGGCAATGGCGGCACGGATACGGCGACGGTGAACCTGACGGTCACCCCAGACAACGACATGCCGGTAGCGGTCGATGACAGCGCCAGCACCACAGAAGACACCGCCTTAACGATCAGTGCGGCGGACATGCTGAGCAACGACAGCGATATCGATGGTGATACGCTGAGCATCGACAGCTTCACCCAGCCAGCGAACGGCACCTTAGTGGACAATGGCGATGGCACCTTCAGCTACACGCCAAATGCGGACTACAACGGAACTGACAGCTTCACCTACACGGTCAGTGACGGCAATGGCGGCACGGATACGGCGACGGTGAACCTGACGGTCACCCCAGACAACGACATGCCGGTAGCGGTCGATGACAGCGCCAGCACCACAGAAGACACCGCCTTAACGATCAGTGCGGCGGACATGCTGAGCAACGACAGCGATATCGATGGTGATACGCTGAGCATCGACAGCTTCACCCAGCCAGCGAACGGCACCTTAGTGGACAATGGCGATGGCACCTTCAGCTACACGCCAAATGCGGACTACAACGGAACTGACAGCTTCACCTACACGGTCAGTGACGGCAATGGCGGCACGGATACGGCGACGGTGAACCTGACGGTCACCCCAGACAACGACATGCCGGTAGCGGTCGATGACAGCGCCAGCACCACAGAAGACACCGCCTTAACGATCAGTGCGGCGGACATGCTGAGCAACGACAGCGATATCGATGGTGATACGCTGAGCATCGACAGCTTCACCCAGCCAGCGAACGGCACCTTAGTGGACAATGGCGATGGCACCTTCAGCTACACGCCAAATGCGGACTACAACGGAACTGACAGCTTCACCTACACGGTCAGTGACGGCAATGGCGGCACGGATACGGCGACGGTGAACCTGACGGTCACCCCAGACAACGACATGCCGGTAGCGGTCGATGACAGCGCCAGCACCACAGAAGACACCGCCTTAACGATCAGTGCGGCGGACATGCTGAGCAACGACAGCGATATCGATGGTGATACGCTGAGCATCGACAGCTTCACCCAGCCAGCGAACGGCACCTTAGTGGACAATGGCGATGGCACCTTCAGCTACACGCCAAATGCGGACTACAACGGAACTGACAGCTTCACCTACACGGTCAGTGACGGCAATGGCGGCACGGATACGGCGACGGTGAACCTGACGGTCACCCCAGACAACGACATGCCGGTAGCGGTCGATGACAGCGCCAGCACCACAGAAGACACCGCCTTAACGATCAGTGCGGCGGACATGCTGAGCAACGACAGCGATATCGATGGTGATACGCTGAGCATCGACAGCTTCACCCAGCCAGCGAACGGCACCTTAGTGGACAATGGCGATGGCACCTTCAGCTACACGCCAAATGCGGACTACAACGGAACTGACAGCTTCACCTACACGGTCAGTGACGGCAATGGCGGCACGGATACGGCGACGGTGAACCTGACGGTCACCCCAGACAACGACATGCCGGTAGCGGTCGATGACAGCGCCAGCACCACAGAAGACACCGCCTTAACGATCAGTGCGGCGGACATGCTGAGCAACGACAGCGATATCGATGGTGATACGCTGAGCATCGACAGCTTCACCCAGCCAGCGAACGGCACCTTAGTGGACAATGGCGATGGCACCTTCAGCTACACGCCAAATGCGGACTACAACGGAACTGACAGCTTCACCTACACGGTCAGTGACGGCAATGGCGGCACGGATACGGCGACGGTGAACCTGACGGTCACCCCAGACAACGACATGCCGGTAGCGGTCGATGACAGCGCCAGCACCACAGAAGACACCGCCTTAACGATCAGTGCGGCGGACATGCTGAGCAACGACAGCGATATCGATGGTGATACGCTGAGCATCGACAGCTTCACCCAGCCAGCGAACGGCACCTTAGTGGACAATGGCGATGGCACCTTCAGCTACACGCCAAATGCGGACTACAACGGAACTGACAGCTTCACCTACACGGTCAGTGACGGCAATGGCGGCACGGATACGGCGACGGTGAACCTGACGGTCACCCCAGACAACGACATGCCGGTAGCGGTCGATGACAGCGCCAGCACCACAGAAGACACCGCCTTAACGATCAGTGCGGCGGACATGCTGAGCAACGACAGCGATATCGATGGTGATACGCTGAGCATCGACAGCTTCACCCAGCCAGCGAACGGCACCTTAGTGGACAATGGCGATGGCACCTTCAGCTACACGCCAAATGCGGACTACAACGGAACTGACAGCTTCACCTACACGGTCAGTGACGGCAATGGCGGCACGGATACGGCGACGGTGAACCTGACGGTCACCCCAGACAACGACATGCCGGTAGCGGTCGATGACAGCGCCAGCACCACAGAAGACACCGCCTTAACGATCAGTGCGGCGGACATGCTGAGCAACGACAGCGATATCGATGGTGATACGCTGAGCATCGACAGCTTCACCCAGCCAGCGAACGGCACCTTAGTGGACAATGGCGATGGCACCTTCAGCTACACGCCAAATGCGGACTACAACGGAACTGACAGCTTCACCTACACGGTCAGTGACGGCAATGGCGGCACGGATACGGCGACGGTGAACCTGACGGTCACCCCAGACAACGACATGCCGGTAGCGGTCGATGACAGCGCCAGCACCACAGAAGACACCGCCTTTAACGATCAGTGCGGCGGACATGCTGAGCAACGACAGCGATATCGATGGTGATACGCTGAGCATCGACAGCTTCACCCAGCCAGCGAACGGCACCTTAGTGGACAATGGCGATGGCACCTTCAGCTACACGCCAAATGCGGACTACAACGGAACTGACAGCTTCACCTACACGGTCAGTGACGGCAATGGCGGCACGGATACGGCGACGGTGAACCTGACGGTCACCCCAGACAACGACATGCCGGTAGCGGTCGATGACAGCGCCAGCACCACAGAAGACACCGCCTTAACGATCAGTGCGGCGGACATGCTGAGCAACGACAGCGATATCGATGGTGATACGCTGAGCATCGACAGCTTCACCCAGCCAGCGAACGGCACCTTAGTGGACAATGGCGATGGCACCTTCAGCTACACGCCAAATGCGGACTACAACGGAACTGACAGCTTCACCTACACGGTCAGTGACGGCAATGGCGGCACGGATACGGCGACGGTGAACCTGACGGTCACCCCAGACAACGACATGCCGGTAGCGGTCGATGACAGCGCCAGCACCACAGAAGACACCGCCTTAACGATCAGTGCGGCGGACATGCTGAGCAACGACAGCGATATCGATGGTGATACGCTGAGCATCGACAGCTTCACCCAGCCAGCGAACGGCACCTTAGTGGACAATGGCGATGGCACCTTCAGCTACACGCCAAATGCGGACTACAACGGAACTGACAGCTTCACCTACACGGTCAGTGACGGCAATGGCGGCACGGATACGGCGACGGTGAACCTGACGGTCACCCCAGACAACGACATGCCGGTAGCGGTCGATGACAGCGCCAGCACCACAGAAGACACCGCCTTAACGATCAGTGCGGCGGACATGCTGAGCAACGACAGCGATATCGATGGTGATACGCTGAGCATCGACAGCTTTCACCCAGCCAGCGAACGGCACCTTAGTGGACAATGGCGATGGCACCTTCAGCTACACGCCAAATGCGGACTACAACGGAACTGACAGCTTCACCTACACGGTCAGTGACGGCAATGGCGGCACGGATACGGCGACGGTGAACCTGACGGTCACCCCAGACAACGACATGCCGGTAGCGGTCGATGACAGCGCCAGCACCACAGAAGACACCGCCTTAACGATCAGTGCGGCGGACATGCTGAGCAACGACAGCGATATCGATGGTGATACGCTGAGCATCGACAGCTTCACCCAGCCAGCGAACGGCACCTTAGTGGACAATGGCGATGGCACCTTTCAGCTTACACGCCAAATGCGGACTACAACGGAACTGACAGCTTCACCTACACGGTCAGTGACGGCAATGGCGGCACGGATACGGCGACGGTGAACCTGACGGTCACCCCAGACAACGACATGCCGGTAGCGGTCGATGACAGCGCCAGCACCACAGAAGACACCGCCTTAACGATCAGTGCGGCGGACATGCTGAGCAACGACAGCGATATCGATGGTGATACGCTGAGCATCGACAGCTTCACCCAGCCAGCGAACGGCACCTTAGTGGACAATGGCGATGGCACCTTCAGCTACACGCCAAATGCGGACTACAACGGAACTGACAGCTTCACCTACACGGTCAGTGACGGCAATGGCGGCACGGATACGGCGACGGTGAACCTGACGGTCACCCCAGACAACGACATGCCGGTAGCGGTCGATGACAGCGCCAGCACCACAGAAGACACCGCCTTAACGATCAGTGCGGCGGACATGCTGAGCAACGACAGCGATATCGATGGTGATACGCTGAGCATCGACAGCTTCACCCAGCCAGCGAACGGCACCTTAGTGGACAATGGCGATGGCACCTTCAGCTACACGCCAAATGCGGACTACAACGGAACTGACAGCTTCACCTACACGGTCAGTGACGGCAATGGCGGCACGGATACGGCGACGGTGAACCTGACGGTCACCCCAGACAACGACATGCCGGTAGCGGTCGATGACAGCGCCAGCACCACAGAAGACACCGCCTTAACGATCAGTGCGGCGGACATGCTGAGCAACGACAGCGATATCGATGGTGATACGCTG
The nucleotide sequence above comes from Hydrogenovibrio thermophilus. Encoded proteins:
- a CDS encoding cadherin-like domain-containing protein — translated: MNLTVTPDNDMPVAVDDSASTTEDTALTISAADMLSNDSDIDGDTLSIDSFTQPANGTLVDNGDGTFSYTPNADYNGTDSFTYTVSDGNGGTDTATVNLTVTPDNDMPVAVDDSASTTEDTALTISAADMLSNDSDIDGDTLSIDSFTQPANGTLVDNGDGTFSYTPNADYNGTDSFTYTVSDGNGGTDTATVNLTVTPDNDMPVAVDDSASTTEDTALTISAADMLSNDSDIDGDTLSIDSFTQPANGTLVDNGDGTFSYTPNADYNGTDSFTYTVSDGNGGTDTATVNLTVTPDNDMPVAVDDSASTTEDTALTISAADMLSNDSDIDGDTLSIDSFTQPANGTLVDNGDGTFSYTPNADYNGTDSFTYTVSDGNGGTDTATVNLTVTPDNDMPVAVDDSASTTEDTALTISAADMLSNDSDIDGDTLSIDSFTQPANGTLVDNGDGTFSYTPNADYNGTDSFTYTVSDGNGGTDTATVNLTVTPDNDMPVAVDDSASTTEDTALTISAADMLSNDSDIDGDTLSIDSFTQPANGTLVDNGDGTFSYTPNADYNGTDSFTYTVSDGNGGTDTATVNLTVTPDNDMPVAVDDSASTTEDTALTISAADMLSNDSDIDGDTLSIDSFTQPANGTLVDNGDGTFSYTPNADYNGTDSFTYTVSDGNGGTDTATVNLTVTPDNDMPVAVDDSASTTEDTALTISAADMLSNDSDIDGDTLSIDSFTQPANGTLVDNGDGTFSYTPNADYNGTDSFTYTVSDGNGGTDTATVNLTVTPDNDMPVAVDDSASTTEDTALTISAADMLSNDSDIDGDTLSIDSFTQPANGTLVDNGDGTFSYTPNADYNGTDSFTYTVSDGNGGTDTATVNLTVTPDNDMPVAVDDSASTTEDTAFNDQCGGHAEQRQRYRW
- a CDS encoding cadherin-like domain-containing protein, coding for MTAPAPQKTPPLTISAADMLSNDSDIDGDTLSIDSFTQPANGTLVDNGDGTFSYTPNADYNGTDSFTYTVSDGNGGTDTATVNLTVTPDNDMPVAVDDSASTTEDTALTISAADMLSNDSDIDGDTLSIDSFTQPANGTLVDNGDGTFSYTPNADYNGTDSFTYTVSDGNGGTDTATVNLTVTPDNDMPVAVDDSASTTEDTALTISAADMLSNDSDIDGDTLSIDSFTQPANGTLVDNGDGTFSYTPNADYNGTDSFTYTVSDGNGGTDTATVNLTVTPDNDMPVAVDDSASTTEDTALTISAADMLSNDSDIDGDTLSIDSFHPASERHLSGQWRWHLQLHAKCGLQRN